The following coding sequences are from one Tolumonas lignilytica window:
- a CDS encoding Eco57I restriction-modification methylase domain-containing protein yields MAELAQNLPINLNYIADVNRVEANGKLDEKLRGKLGQFMSSSAVSKLLADMFENVEGEQRLLDAGAGVGSLTAAFVERVKNDAKSIDSTCFELSSVMRYYLSDTLKHCSNTCDVSGVQWEQTVIEEDFIQHSVELLLSDTYRPTYNKAILNPPYLKIAAKGTERDTLRKVSFETGNLYSAFVGLAIKLLEEGGELVAITPRSFCNGPYFNDFRRLLLDSCSINKIHVFNSRNSAFKTDKVLQENVVYHLTKGEPQRDTVIVTSSSCAEDPNPFVYEVPFDRVVSESNPDRFIHIITDEEEQNVATRAGGLPCSLEDLGIQASTGKVVDFRTRENLSTNYVEGSVPLIFPQHLQKCAIKWPVENAKKPNALLNNESTANLMVQNGTYVLTRRLTAKEEKRRIVASIYTSDIADVEVVGFENKTNYFHAMGEPLDDSLAKGLWVFLNSTLVDKYFRQMNGHTQVNATDLRTLRYPTREQLVAMGEMVDFEEFNQERVDQIIEHLL; encoded by the coding sequence ATGGCTGAGTTGGCTCAAAATTTACCCATTAACTTAAATTACATTGCAGATGTGAACCGAGTAGAGGCAAATGGAAAACTCGATGAAAAGCTTAGAGGGAAGTTAGGCCAGTTTATGTCATCTTCTGCTGTATCTAAGCTTCTTGCTGATATGTTTGAAAATGTCGAGGGTGAACAGCGCCTACTAGATGCAGGAGCAGGCGTAGGATCTTTAACGGCTGCTTTTGTTGAGCGAGTTAAAAACGATGCAAAAAGCATTGATTCAACTTGCTTTGAATTATCGAGCGTAATGAGATATTACCTATCTGACACATTAAAGCATTGTTCAAATACATGTGATGTTAGTGGTGTGCAGTGGGAACAAACCGTAATTGAAGAAGATTTTATTCAACACTCAGTAGAATTACTTCTAAGTGATACATACAGACCTACATATAACAAAGCCATCCTTAATCCTCCTTACTTAAAAATCGCGGCTAAAGGCACAGAAAGGGATACTCTTAGAAAGGTTAGTTTTGAAACGGGTAATCTTTACTCAGCGTTTGTAGGTTTGGCTATAAAGCTTTTAGAAGAGGGTGGTGAACTTGTCGCAATCACTCCACGTTCATTTTGTAACGGTCCATACTTCAACGATTTTCGTAGACTACTGTTAGATTCTTGTTCTATAAACAAAATTCACGTTTTTAATAGCCGTAATTCAGCGTTTAAGACTGACAAAGTGCTGCAAGAAAACGTTGTATACCACTTAACGAAAGGTGAACCGCAAAGAGATACGGTTATTGTAACTTCTAGCTCTTGTGCAGAAGATCCAAACCCATTTGTCTATGAAGTGCCTTTTGACAGGGTCGTGAGTGAGAGCAATCCAGATCGATTTATTCATATCATCACCGATGAAGAAGAACAGAATGTAGCGACTAGAGCCGGTGGTTTACCGTGTTCACTCGAAGATCTTGGTATTCAGGCAAGCACAGGTAAAGTCGTTGATTTTCGCACTAGGGAAAATTTAAGCACAAACTATGTTGAAGGTTCAGTGCCTTTGATTTTTCCTCAACATTTACAAAAATGTGCTATTAAATGGCCAGTTGAAAATGCGAAAAAACCAAACGCACTATTGAACAATGAAAGCACCGCTAATCTTATGGTTCAAAACGGAACTTACGTCTTAACTCGCAGACTTACCGCCAAAGAAGAAAAGCGTAGAATTGTTGCTTCAATTTACACGTCTGATATTGCTGATGTAGAAGTAGTGGGTTTTGAGAACAAAACGAACTACTTTCACGCAATGGGTGAACCGTTAGATGATAGCCTTGCCAAAGGTCTATGGGTGTTCTTGAACAGCACCTTAGTAGATAAGTATTTCCGCCAAATGAATGGTCATACTCAAGTCAATGCCACTGATCTTAGAACATTACGTTACCCGACAAGAGAACAACTTGTCGCTATGGGTGAAATGGTTGATTTTGAAGAGTTTAACCAAGAGCGTGTAGATCAAATTATTGAGCATCTACTGTAA
- a CDS encoding helix-turn-helix domain-containing protein: MRNNPIPERLKQARQKAGISQKDLGVKAGMDESSASGRMNHYEKGRHIPDIDMLHKLAAVLDVPISYFFCEDELSAELVCLFEKLNEEEKKKLIYLIKTQYESP, from the coding sequence TTGCGAAACAATCCGATCCCAGAGCGGCTTAAACAGGCACGACAAAAAGCAGGAATATCCCAAAAGGATCTTGGTGTGAAAGCTGGTATGGATGAAAGTTCAGCTAGCGGTCGAATGAATCACTATGAAAAAGGCCGTCATATTCCCGACATCGATATGCTGCATAAATTGGCAGCTGTACTTGATGTCCCAATCAGTTACTTTTTCTGCGAAGATGAATTGAGTGCAGAACTTGTTTGTCTCTTCGAAAAACTAAATGAGGAAGAGAAAAAGAAACTGATTTATTTAATCAAAACCCAGTATGAAAGCCCATAA
- a CDS encoding site-specific integrase — MSTESYSSVINESILSHEQVVFIEELKLPKHVIIQTDSRFDSVISDTAEDKWRFIIGAEKEVFNFTDIFDLSMKKLIKFCIVSLINSGRALRGTNFNLIKHAFSFNDFSYKGFKDALCSTELLGKPEMYFAVKGVLRVLCRLNFPRFSVENLDDFLLIPTPNSDNPFIKYQDLENALPSSLKCLIARSIVSASKNRMILSSNEITDFTLFGLSYYTGMRSIQFAKITAGDFKQDTSNDKSGLYRYCLNMPYAKQTKITNNKVKVALPAELGLLVDEYIKRGKLKPEDRFIPVDENLVNFLNNILQRVLLIIQPKEVQEKVAKDEIILPKLTTYDFRHNVGHSLALAGASADEIAYMLGHSSLIAATYYISATPELAMLKSKALGDNPVWKNMVNLLLTGYSVENTAWSKRTVSGSLGGELHIKIGGCERPDEQCHLAKVRSCYGCFYFRPFTDLNKHYSVLRAVNKELIDTLEVSEMSGNVRNPAIEILANLKGEVQMVINRIEGGFK; from the coding sequence ATGTCTACAGAGAGTTATTCATCAGTTATTAATGAGTCTATATTATCTCATGAACAAGTCGTATTTATTGAGGAATTAAAACTTCCTAAGCATGTTATAATCCAAACTGATTCAAGATTCGATTCAGTGATCTCTGACACAGCTGAAGATAAGTGGCGATTTATTATTGGCGCAGAAAAAGAAGTTTTTAACTTCACTGATATTTTTGATCTTTCGATGAAAAAACTAATCAAGTTTTGCATCGTTTCACTCATTAATAGTGGCCGAGCTCTCAGAGGGACAAACTTTAATCTGATAAAACATGCATTCAGTTTTAATGATTTTTCCTATAAAGGGTTCAAGGATGCACTCTGTTCGACCGAGTTGTTAGGAAAGCCTGAAATGTACTTTGCTGTTAAAGGCGTGCTAAGGGTATTATGTAGGCTTAATTTCCCTAGGTTTTCTGTAGAAAATCTGGATGATTTTTTGCTCATTCCAACTCCGAATTCAGATAATCCGTTCATTAAGTATCAAGATTTAGAAAATGCATTGCCCTCCTCTCTTAAATGTTTAATTGCTCGTTCTATTGTTTCTGCCAGCAAAAATAGAATGATATTGTCCAGTAATGAAATTACAGACTTTACGCTATTTGGTTTGTCATACTACACAGGAATGCGATCAATTCAGTTCGCCAAGATAACAGCTGGAGATTTTAAACAAGATACAAGTAACGATAAGTCAGGGCTTTATCGTTACTGTCTAAATATGCCATACGCAAAACAAACCAAGATCACCAACAATAAAGTTAAAGTTGCATTGCCAGCTGAACTTGGATTGCTTGTTGACGAATATATTAAACGGGGGAAATTAAAACCGGAAGATAGATTTATACCGGTAGATGAAAACCTTGTTAATTTTTTAAATAATATATTACAAAGAGTGCTACTTATAATTCAGCCGAAAGAAGTGCAAGAGAAAGTTGCTAAAGATGAGATAATTTTACCAAAACTAACCACTTATGATTTTCGCCATAATGTTGGTCATTCATTAGCGCTTGCTGGCGCTAGCGCCGATGAAATTGCTTATATGCTTGGGCATAGTTCATTAATCGCTGCTACCTACTATATTTCTGCCACTCCAGAATTGGCAATGCTCAAAAGCAAAGCTCTTGGAGATAATCCAGTTTGGAAAAATATGGTAAATTTATTACTCACTGGTTATTCAGTTGAAAATACTGCTTGGTCGAAAAGAACAGTTTCAGGCTCATTAGGTGGAGAACTTCACATTAAAATCGGTGGGTGTGAAAGACCTGATGAACAATGTCATCTAGCTAAGGTGCGTTCCTGTTATGGTTGCTTCTACTTTAGGCCCTTTACTGATCTAAATAAACACTACTCCGTTCTTCGTGCTGTAAATAAGGAGCTGATTGATACTTTAGAAGTAAGTGAGATGTCAGGCAATGTTAGAAATCCAGCTATAGAAATACTTGCCAATCTAAAAGGTGAAGTGCAGATGGTTATTAATCGCATCGAAGGAGGTTTTAAATAA
- a CDS encoding HNH endonuclease, whose product MSQQFTNEDYLKGIILFGLNAATYKMGLAKVLLAAAKEQKNQLFWDELSSEFFLLYKDRIATNQMPQQGIAHRQTAMERIVQQHSSGKLSASDAIEQVGVKGFIDVIPRFQTIGTNKEIVKEYFYEFDYGKKLTLKDSLLNFTKGQLAELEAEIDARWGLLEGAFAINQKQFQLANDIREIYLYSGYERKPLTNNIPFLSGYQGNVCFYCGEPLEEDIHVDHVLPRQVLHHDEIWNLVLSHSDCNLLKSDRLVGKHFIEKLIARNENIMGSNHPWKAKIAAALGSTLKQRSTSLLKHYQNVSTVIGTNYWGGSASYNPATDPFYKKLITALNN is encoded by the coding sequence ATGTCGCAGCAATTTACCAATGAAGATTACCTAAAAGGAATCATACTGTTTGGTCTGAATGCTGCGACTTACAAAATGGGACTAGCTAAGGTATTACTTGCCGCAGCAAAAGAACAAAAAAACCAACTTTTTTGGGATGAATTATCTTCAGAATTTTTTTTGCTATACAAAGATCGCATAGCTACGAATCAGATGCCTCAGCAAGGTATTGCACATCGACAGACAGCAATGGAACGAATTGTTCAACAACATAGTTCCGGTAAGTTATCTGCGTCTGATGCAATCGAACAAGTTGGCGTAAAAGGCTTCATTGATGTGATACCACGTTTTCAAACCATCGGCACCAATAAAGAAATTGTTAAAGAATACTTTTACGAATTTGATTATGGAAAGAAGCTAACACTGAAGGATTCGCTGCTGAACTTCACGAAAGGACAATTGGCCGAATTAGAGGCCGAAATTGATGCTAGATGGGGGTTGTTAGAGGGTGCTTTTGCTATCAATCAAAAACAGTTTCAATTAGCAAATGATATCCGAGAGATTTATCTGTATTCAGGTTATGAAAGAAAGCCTCTGACCAACAACATCCCATTCCTTAGCGGTTATCAGGGGAATGTTTGTTTCTATTGTGGCGAGCCACTTGAGGAGGATATTCATGTTGACCATGTGTTGCCGAGACAAGTGCTACATCATGATGAGATCTGGAATCTGGTTCTCAGTCATTCAGACTGCAATTTATTAAAGTCTGACCGTCTTGTTGGTAAACATTTCATAGAAAAACTGATCGCACGCAATGAAAACATTATGGGCAGCAATCATCCCTGGAAAGCAAAAATTGCCGCTGCACTTGGTTCGACACTAAAGCAAAGATCTACCAGCCTATTGAAGCATTATCAGAATGTCTCGACTGTTATAGGAACGAATTATTGGGGTGGAAGTGCTTCTTATAACCCAGCGACAGATCCGTTTTATAAGAAACTCATTACAGCATTAAATAATTGA
- a CDS encoding BsuBI/PstI family type II restriction endonuclease, with protein MREKKLEQAKKILKALGLPKQQYNDRSAWVFLALANIKPNDDWIVATAPLLPTVDIMDFIRSEYGKDYKPNSRETIRRQTLHQFDQAQIVDRNRDNPSRATNSKDNNYSLNQPIIEILHAYPNGNWETLVEKFLNDVPTLQAMYQRAINKEKIPVLLPDGNEIKLSPGAHNQLHADIVHEFCPRFVGAGGKVLYIGDTASSRDEGGKHMVLETEYLKSLNVPPMSHDKLPDVVVYDEKRQWLFLIEAVTSHGPVSPKRWLELEEALKSCSVGRVYVTAFPHRAEFRKNAADIAWETEVWIADNPDHMIHFNGDRFLGPHDNTKS; from the coding sequence ATGAGAGAAAAAAAACTAGAGCAAGCAAAGAAAATTCTCAAAGCTTTGGGATTACCTAAGCAACAATACAACGATAGATCGGCATGGGTATTTTTAGCACTTGCTAATATTAAACCAAATGATGATTGGATTGTTGCAACTGCGCCACTACTACCAACCGTTGATATTATGGATTTTATCCGCTCTGAGTATGGTAAGGACTACAAACCAAACTCTCGTGAAACGATTAGAAGACAAACTTTGCACCAATTTGATCAAGCCCAAATCGTTGATAGAAACCGTGATAACCCTTCTAGAGCTACAAATAGCAAGGACAATAACTACTCTTTGAATCAACCAATTATCGAGATTCTACACGCTTACCCTAATGGCAATTGGGAAACATTGGTTGAGAAATTTCTTAATGATGTACCTACTCTTCAAGCAATGTATCAACGAGCTATCAATAAAGAAAAGATTCCTGTTCTCTTACCTGATGGGAATGAAATAAAACTTTCCCCAGGTGCTCACAACCAACTTCACGCTGATATTGTTCACGAATTCTGCCCTCGTTTCGTTGGTGCGGGTGGTAAAGTTCTTTATATCGGTGATACGGCAAGTAGCCGTGATGAAGGTGGTAAACATATGGTTCTAGAAACTGAGTACCTAAAATCGCTGAATGTTCCACCCATGTCGCACGACAAACTACCTGACGTTGTTGTTTATGATGAAAAACGCCAATGGCTGTTTTTGATTGAAGCTGTAACAAGCCACGGACCAGTTAGCCCTAAGCGATGGCTGGAACTTGAAGAAGCTTTGAAAAGTTGTTCTGTTGGTCGTGTTTACGTAACCGCTTTTCCTCATAGAGCTGAATTTAGAAAAAATGCTGCTGATATTGCTTGGGAAACTGAAGTTTGGATTGCTGACAATCCAGACCATATGATTCACTTCAACGGAGATCGATTCCTTGGTCCACATGACAATACAAAGAGTTAA
- a CDS encoding class I SAM-dependent methyltransferase codes for MKKVTDASFIEITHIAAIAGRDAVAKSKASKRNKTIGYYNENAETFYNSTVNVDMASLYQEFLPLVKPAGHILDAGCGSGRDSKAFIAYGFKVTAIDASAELADYATQLIKQPVIVTDFQSFKSDDMFDGIWACASLLHVPIFDLKNTFFHLGTSLKTQGVFYCSFKYGSDSIVRNGRFFTDLNETYLDELLLDTELQIEKYWITSDLRPGRSDEKWLNAILRKI; via the coding sequence ATGAAAAAAGTTACTGATGCTAGTTTTATTGAAATAACTCACATAGCAGCAATTGCTGGACGAGATGCTGTGGCAAAATCAAAAGCCAGCAAACGAAATAAAACTATCGGCTATTACAATGAAAATGCAGAGACCTTTTATAATTCGACGGTAAACGTTGATATGGCATCTTTATATCAAGAATTTCTACCTTTAGTGAAACCGGCAGGACATATTCTGGATGCAGGCTGCGGCTCTGGACGCGATTCAAAGGCATTCATTGCATATGGTTTTAAAGTCACTGCGATTGATGCAAGTGCTGAGCTCGCAGATTATGCAACACAATTAATCAAGCAGCCTGTTATTGTTACTGACTTCCAATCATTCAAATCTGACGATATGTTCGATGGGATATGGGCATGTGCCTCATTGTTGCATGTACCGATTTTTGACTTAAAAAATACTTTTTTCCATCTTGGAACAAGCTTAAAAACACAGGGGGTTTTTTACTGCTCTTTCAAGTATGGTTCTGATTCGATCGTAAGAAATGGACGTTTTTTCACTGATTTAAACGAAACATATTTAGACGAGTTGTTACTCGATACTGAACTTCAAATTGAGAAGTATTGGATCACATCAGATTTACGGCCTGGTCGTTCCGATGAAAAATGGCTGAATGCAATTCTAAGGAAAATTTAA